A stretch of DNA from Gammaproteobacteria bacterium:
AACGCCTTGGCAAAGTCGCTTTGCGAGAGTCCCGTACCCGCGCGAGCGGCCGCCACGGTCAGGCGGCTTGCCGGGATAATTTCGTCTTTCTCTACGGTGCCGTCTGCGCGGACTACGCGCCTTCTCAAACGTCCATCCGACAGCGGCTTGAACTCGGTCTTGCGCGCATATCGGCCTTCGCGTGCATCGCCGATGGCTGCGTTCAGGTCGCGGGCCACGCTCCAAGGCTGCGCGTTGCTTCGGATTCATC
This window harbors:
- a CDS encoding helix-turn-helix domain-containing protein, whose product is MSDGRLRRRVVRADGTVEKDEIIPASRLTVAAARAGTGLSQSDFAKALGVSVRTLQDWEQGRRAPSGAARTLLSIAARHPRILKEAAQG